One region of Priestia megaterium genomic DNA includes:
- a CDS encoding metallophosphoesterase family protein: protein MNLTLHERSEKLLKQRIKQLNPRDPFNFVFMGDSRGDGPNDNCFTMSGEFELVLKKAVELDPLFIIHGGDTVYTGKKEYLEHFVKVVDKIAPNIPVFVCVGNHDELYLDESNLENFRATIGKVHWVIDIPVFNFRCIALNNVISPKNKIYGFTDRELNYLEQQLEDAPRNTVIAMHAQPNIGRWTNLEGFPVTTPQSQEFFDLIQEHRVKKVLVSHVHAYDEQFIRKNRNGSFTLGRGTDFVLSGGAGAPLDFEPPLILNNYNFTEFFVSRYDILGPLLWKDFGRPRRSCL, encoded by the coding sequence ATGAATTTGACGCTTCATGAACGTTCTGAAAAGTTATTAAAGCAAAGAATTAAACAATTAAATCCGAGAGATCCATTCAACTTTGTTTTTATGGGCGACAGCAGAGGTGACGGACCAAACGATAATTGTTTCACGATGAGCGGTGAATTTGAGCTTGTGTTAAAAAAGGCGGTGGAATTGGACCCGCTGTTTATTATTCATGGGGGAGACACCGTCTATACAGGGAAAAAAGAGTATTTGGAGCACTTTGTTAAGGTTGTCGACAAAATCGCACCAAACATTCCTGTGTTTGTATGCGTGGGGAATCATGATGAACTGTACCTTGATGAAAGCAATCTCGAAAACTTCAGAGCCACTATCGGAAAAGTACACTGGGTCATCGATATTCCTGTCTTTAACTTCCGGTGCATCGCATTAAATAATGTCATCAGTCCCAAAAATAAAATATATGGATTTACAGATAGAGAGCTTAATTATTTAGAGCAGCAGCTAGAGGATGCTCCTCGTAATACCGTTATAGCCATGCATGCGCAGCCAAATATCGGTCGGTGGACAAACCTTGAAGGGTTTCCTGTAACGACTCCTCAAAGTCAAGAATTTTTTGATTTAATTCAAGAACACCGCGTGAAAAAAGTGTTAGTCAGCCACGTGCATGCGTATGACGAGCAGTTTATTAGAAAAAACAGAAACGGGTCGTTTACGCTTGGAAGAGGCACTGATTTTGTATTGTCAGGAGGCGCGGGTGCTCCCCTTGATTTTGAGCCGCCTTTAATTTTAAATAATTATAATTTTACGGAGTTTTTTGTTAGTCGGTACGACATTTTAGGACCTCTTCTTTGGAAGGATTTTGGACGACCTCGAAGAAGTTGTTTGTAA
- a CDS encoding sugar porter family MFS transporter: MSKVSSKFIFFFGSFAGILFGYDIGIIAGAESHIREAFHLSPLWLGIVVSSLMGGAIIGSILSGLLGDKFGRRKLILISSIIFLLGSIGSAIAPEEITLTIARVFLGTAVGTASSLVPAYMSEIAPAHIRGKLSGLNQLMIVIGLLLSYIVAFIFEPIPNSWRLMLGSAGIFAIVLCIGMIKLPESPRYLIKNGMADKAREVLRTLRSSAAEVEAEVSEIESVAVHEQSGIKQLFQKKFRLALIIGVGMATFQQIQGSNSIVYYATSIARQVGLAPQVAAGFTVIVGVIFVVTTLIFLQFVDKFNRRTILTVGGAGMALSFFTPAILGALGVNEVVVNWVTLIALCCFILCYAFSWAPLTWIIVGEIFPLSVRGIGAGISSAFNWTGSLAVGLVFPILADQFSLGVIFSTFGIICILGLFFIRFVVVETKGRSLEQIETDMAARSERNSLSPVERNKYV, translated from the coding sequence ATGAGTAAAGTATCAAGTAAGTTTATCTTCTTCTTCGGCTCATTTGCCGGTATTTTATTCGGTTATGATATTGGGATTATTGCTGGTGCAGAAAGTCATATCCGTGAAGCGTTTCATTTAAGTCCGCTCTGGCTGGGGATTGTGGTTTCATCGCTAATGGGCGGAGCCATTATCGGTTCTATTTTAAGCGGATTATTAGGTGATAAGTTTGGACGAAGAAAGTTAATTTTAATTTCCTCTATCATTTTTCTGTTAGGCTCCATCGGTTCAGCGATTGCACCGGAGGAAATTACGTTAACGATTGCGCGCGTCTTTTTAGGTACAGCAGTAGGAACGGCTTCTTCTTTAGTTCCTGCTTATATGTCAGAAATCGCACCCGCTCATATTCGCGGGAAGCTTTCAGGTTTGAATCAGCTAATGATTGTAATTGGATTATTATTAAGCTATATCGTAGCCTTTATTTTTGAACCGATTCCAAACAGCTGGCGACTTATGCTTGGCAGTGCCGGTATTTTTGCGATCGTCTTATGCATCGGTATGATCAAGCTTCCAGAGTCACCTCGTTATTTAATTAAAAATGGAATGGCAGATAAAGCGCGTGAAGTGCTGCGCACGCTTCGTTCCTCAGCAGCGGAAGTCGAAGCTGAAGTGTCTGAAATTGAAAGCGTAGCTGTGCATGAACAATCAGGCATTAAACAGCTGTTTCAGAAAAAGTTTCGTTTAGCTTTAATTATCGGTGTCGGAATGGCAACTTTCCAGCAGATTCAAGGCTCAAACTCAATTGTTTATTATGCAACAAGCATTGCTCGTCAAGTTGGTTTAGCGCCGCAGGTAGCTGCTGGTTTTACGGTCATCGTTGGGGTAATCTTCGTTGTGACAACACTTATTTTTCTGCAGTTTGTTGATAAATTCAACCGCCGTACCATTCTTACGGTTGGCGGTGCGGGTATGGCTCTTTCATTTTTTACACCGGCTATTCTAGGAGCATTAGGCGTGAATGAAGTCGTCGTGAACTGGGTTACGTTAATTGCCCTTTGCTGCTTTATCCTTTGCTATGCGTTTTCTTGGGCGCCGCTTACGTGGATCATTGTAGGAGAAATTTTCCCGCTTTCTGTACGCGGAATCGGTGCTGGTATTTCATCTGCCTTTAACTGGACAGGATCGCTTGCAGTAGGGCTTGTGTTCCCAATTTTAGCCGACCAGTTTAGTTTAGGCGTGATCTTTTCAACGTTCGGAATCATTTGTATTCTCGGATTATTCTTCATACGTTTTGTAGTTGTTGAAACAAAAGGACGCAGCCTAGAGCAAATTGAAACAGACATGGCAGCTCGTTCTGAAAGAAATTCTTTAAGTCCAGTTGAGCGTAATAAATATGTTTAA
- the araA gene encoding L-arabinose isomerase, translated as MLKTAQKEFWFIVGSQHLYGKEALAEVKAHAQSMTDALNESGVLPYPLVLQDLAVSADTITSMMKEVNYRDEVAGVITWMHTFSPAKMWIRGTKLLQKPLLHLATQFNESIPWETIDMDFMNLNQSAHGDREYGFINARLNKQNKIVVGYWERPDVQQQIAQWMDVAAAYNESFNIKVARFGDNMRNVGVTEGDKIEAQIQFGWTVDYFGIGDLVQYVNAVTEEEINDLFAEYADAYEFVYGDYSAEDWESSVKVQASYEIAIKRFLDEGGYSAFTTNFEDLYGMKQLPGLAVQRLMAQGYGFAGEGDWKTAALDRLLKVMSHNQSTGFMEDYTYELAPGRESVLQSHMLEVDPTLAVNKPKLIVSPLGIGNREDPARLVFDGKQGEGVVVSMADFGTHYKLLINEVSAFEPEVPAPNLPVARVLWNIKPNFQDGVKAWIENGGGHHTVLSLNLTTDQIVSYAKLVDLEYVIIK; from the coding sequence ATGTTAAAAACAGCTCAAAAAGAATTTTGGTTTATTGTTGGTTCACAGCACCTTTACGGAAAAGAAGCGCTAGCAGAAGTAAAAGCACACGCGCAAAGTATGACTGATGCTTTAAATGAAAGCGGTGTCTTACCTTATCCGCTTGTGCTGCAAGATTTAGCTGTGAGTGCTGATACGATTACAAGCATGATGAAAGAAGTGAATTACCGAGATGAAGTTGCCGGTGTAATCACGTGGATGCATACGTTCTCGCCTGCAAAAATGTGGATTCGCGGTACCAAGTTACTGCAAAAACCGCTGCTTCATTTGGCAACACAATTTAACGAAAGTATTCCTTGGGAAACAATTGATATGGATTTTATGAACTTGAATCAGTCCGCTCACGGTGATCGTGAATACGGCTTTATCAACGCGCGTTTGAACAAGCAAAATAAAATTGTAGTAGGCTACTGGGAGCGCCCCGACGTACAGCAGCAAATTGCACAGTGGATGGACGTAGCCGCTGCTTATAACGAAAGCTTCAACATTAAAGTCGCGCGTTTCGGTGACAATATGCGCAACGTGGGGGTAACAGAAGGAGATAAAATCGAAGCGCAAATTCAATTTGGATGGACGGTTGACTACTTTGGAATCGGTGACCTTGTTCAATATGTCAATGCCGTTACGGAAGAAGAAATCAATGATTTATTTGCTGAATATGCAGACGCGTATGAATTTGTCTACGGTGATTATTCTGCAGAAGACTGGGAGTCTAGCGTAAAAGTACAGGCAAGCTATGAAATTGCGATTAAACGTTTTCTAGACGAAGGCGGCTACAGCGCTTTTACGACTAACTTTGAAGATTTGTACGGCATGAAACAGCTTCCTGGTCTAGCGGTACAGCGCTTGATGGCACAGGGATACGGCTTTGCCGGTGAAGGAGACTGGAAAACAGCCGCGCTTGACCGCTTGCTCAAAGTGATGAGCCATAATCAGTCAACGGGCTTTATGGAAGACTACACGTATGAATTGGCTCCCGGACGTGAGTCAGTGCTTCAATCACACATGCTTGAAGTAGACCCGACGCTAGCAGTAAACAAGCCAAAACTAATCGTTTCTCCGCTAGGTATCGGTAACCGCGAAGATCCGGCCCGCTTAGTGTTTGACGGTAAACAAGGAGAAGGCGTAGTCGTTTCTATGGCTGACTTCGGCACGCATTACAAGCTGTTAATTAACGAAGTATCGGCATTTGAGCCGGAAGTTCCAGCCCCAAACCTTCCGGTAGCACGCGTGCTTTGGAACATTAAGCCGAACTTTCAAGACGGCGTTAAAGCGTGGATTGAAAACGGAGGAGGCCATCATACGGTTCTTTCATTAAATTTAACTACGGATCAAATTGTGAGCTATGCAAAGCTTGTTGATCTAGAGTACGTCATTATTAAGTAA
- a CDS encoding L-ribulose-5-phosphate 4-epimerase codes for MLDKLKEEVFQANLDLPKHGLVKYTWGNVSAVDRDSGLFVIKPSGVTYEKMTAKDMVVVDLDGRVVEGELNPSSDTLTHAVLYKHYPEIGGIAHTHSTWATIWAQAGLDVQAMGTTHADTFYGSVPCARFLTEKEVNDGYEVETGKVIIETFEKRGLDVLAVPGILLQGHGPFTWGKDAKTAVMNSVVLDEVSKMNFFTQKLNGLAEELPQRILDKHYLRKHGQNAYYGQGN; via the coding sequence GTGCTAGATAAATTAAAAGAAGAAGTATTTCAAGCAAACCTCGATTTGCCAAAACACGGACTGGTCAAGTACACGTGGGGAAATGTAAGTGCAGTTGATCGAGACAGCGGTTTGTTTGTGATTAAACCAAGCGGGGTGACGTATGAAAAAATGACGGCCAAAGATATGGTAGTCGTAGACCTAGATGGCCGCGTGGTAGAAGGTGAGCTTAATCCGTCCTCTGATACACTGACACACGCCGTACTATATAAACACTATCCCGAAATTGGCGGTATTGCTCATACGCATTCAACGTGGGCGACCATTTGGGCTCAAGCAGGGCTTGATGTGCAGGCAATGGGAACGACTCATGCCGATACCTTTTATGGTTCCGTACCGTGCGCGCGCTTTTTGACAGAAAAAGAAGTGAATGACGGATATGAAGTGGAAACGGGCAAGGTGATTATTGAAACGTTTGAAAAGCGCGGTTTAGATGTGCTAGCGGTTCCTGGTATTTTACTTCAAGGACACGGACCGTTCACATGGGGAAAAGACGCCAAAACGGCGGTAATGAACAGCGTCGTATTAGACGAAGTATCCAAGATGAACTTCTTTACACAAAAATTAAACGGGCTGGCTGAAGAGCTGCCGCAGCGCATATTAGACAAACATTATTTACGAAAACACGGACAAAACGCGTATTACGGGCAAGGGAATTAA
- a CDS encoding xylulokinase, which translates to MKTTQESIKQAIAKGKTSLGIELGSTRIKAVLINENFETIASGSYEWENLLEDGFWTYNLLDIITGLQSAYREMKQEVERSYGITIRTVGSIGVSAMMHGYMAFDKTGELLVPFRTWRNATTSEAAKELTEHFNFNIPERWSIAHLYQAIINQEKHLPRIHYITTLAGYIHWLLTGSKALGIGDASGMFPIDERTQNYSEAMMKQFDELISYKGYSWQLSDILPAVHTSGEQAGTLTAIGASILDQSKNLQPGIPFCPPEGDAGTGMVATNSVRKRTGNVSVGTSVFAMIVLDKKLSKVYPEIDLVTTPNGSPVAMVHANNCSSDLNAWLGLFREFSEAMGQKVESDKLFQVMLNKALEADPDGGGLLSYGYFSGENITGVESGRPLFVRSAKSNFNLANFMRTHLFTAFGALKIGMDLLVKEENVKIHSILAHGGLFKTPVVGQKMMAAAINTPVSVMDTAGEGGAWGMAILSSYMLNKSENESLEDFLDNKVFKEVTAQEIYPDELDVKGFEAFIKRYKKGLVIEKAAAEHHSEEREELLC; encoded by the coding sequence GTGAAAACAACTCAAGAAAGCATAAAACAAGCAATTGCTAAAGGGAAAACGTCCCTTGGGATTGAACTTGGATCTACTCGTATTAAAGCGGTGCTGATCAATGAAAACTTTGAAACGATCGCATCAGGCAGTTATGAATGGGAAAATCTCTTAGAAGACGGTTTTTGGACGTACAACTTACTCGATATTATTACAGGTCTGCAAAGTGCTTACCGTGAAATGAAGCAAGAAGTGGAACGAAGCTACGGGATCACCATTCGAACAGTTGGCTCCATCGGCGTTTCAGCTATGATGCACGGATATATGGCGTTTGATAAAACGGGTGAGCTGCTTGTTCCGTTTCGAACGTGGCGTAATGCAACAACAAGCGAAGCAGCAAAAGAATTAACTGAACATTTTAACTTTAATATTCCTGAACGATGGAGCATTGCGCATCTGTATCAGGCAATCATCAATCAAGAAAAACATCTGCCACGCATCCATTACATAACAACGCTAGCCGGCTATATTCACTGGCTGCTAACGGGCAGTAAGGCGCTTGGCATTGGAGATGCTTCAGGAATGTTTCCAATTGATGAACGCACGCAAAATTACAGCGAAGCGATGATGAAGCAGTTTGACGAGCTCATTTCTTACAAAGGATATTCGTGGCAACTATCAGATATTCTGCCTGCAGTTCATACTTCAGGCGAGCAAGCAGGCACGTTAACAGCGATAGGAGCTAGTATTTTAGATCAATCAAAAAATTTGCAGCCGGGCATTCCGTTTTGTCCTCCAGAAGGAGATGCAGGAACGGGAATGGTGGCGACAAACAGCGTAAGAAAACGCACGGGAAATGTTTCAGTAGGAACGTCCGTTTTTGCGATGATTGTACTAGATAAAAAGCTCTCAAAAGTCTATCCGGAAATTGATTTGGTTACCACGCCCAACGGCAGTCCAGTTGCCATGGTTCATGCGAATAACTGTTCAAGCGACTTGAACGCTTGGCTCGGATTGTTTCGTGAATTTTCGGAGGCGATGGGGCAAAAAGTAGAGTCGGATAAATTATTCCAAGTGATGTTAAATAAAGCGTTAGAAGCTGATCCTGATGGAGGGGGCTTGCTTAGCTACGGCTATTTCTCAGGTGAAAATATTACCGGAGTAGAAAGTGGACGTCCGCTATTTGTCCGGTCAGCAAAAAGCAATTTTAATCTAGCAAACTTTATGCGAACGCATCTTTTTACAGCTTTTGGCGCTTTAAAAATAGGAATGGATCTTTTAGTCAAAGAAGAAAACGTAAAGATTCACAGCATTTTAGCGCACGGAGGATTATTTAAAACGCCGGTAGTGGGTCAAAAAATGATGGCAGCGGCAATTAATACCCCGGTTTCCGTCATGGACACAGCAGGAGAAGGCGGCGCGTGGGGCATGGCTATTCTTTCTTCTTATATGCTCAATAAAAGTGAGAATGAAAGTTTAGAAGATTTCTTGGATAATAAAGTCTTTAAAGAAGTGACCGCACAGGAAATCTACCCTGACGAACTCGATGTAAAAGGGTTTGAAGCATTTATTAAAAGATATAAAAAAGGGCTAGTAATTGAAAAAGCAGCTGCCGAGCATCACAGCGAAGAACGGGAGGAGTTACTGTGCTAG
- a CDS encoding GntR family transcriptional regulator has protein sequence MKPKYQVIIEDIKSKILSGDYSIGEQIPTESVMQETYGVSRHTVRKAILELSNEGFLRSEKGSGTYVSNQYQSKASGTSANKTIGVITTYISDYIFPSIIRGIESRLNKDNYSLLLASTNNDVEQEKKALEMMLSYGVDGLIVEPTKSNLYNPNISYYLSFKEQDVPFTMINAYYEELEVPFFCLDDVQSSYLATNELISKGHTQIGLIAKMDDLQGKYRMKGYIKALGDAKLRFQPEHILSFNTETKLDLYANLKEFLTENQDEMTALVCYNDEVGLEVVNVCRQLGISIPDKLSIIGQDNSYIAKNATINLTTLTHPQEQMGRDAADWIIKKLQGKKDLPNETYYQPVLVEGETIKELTAKRDEVR, from the coding sequence ATGAAGCCAAAATATCAGGTGATTATTGAAGATATAAAAAGCAAAATTCTTTCAGGCGATTACAGCATTGGCGAGCAAATCCCGACTGAATCGGTCATGCAAGAAACGTATGGTGTCAGCAGACATACGGTTCGAAAAGCGATTTTAGAGCTGTCGAATGAAGGATTTTTAAGAAGCGAAAAAGGGTCTGGCACCTATGTAAGCAATCAGTATCAATCCAAAGCGAGCGGGACTTCTGCCAACAAAACGATCGGCGTTATTACCACGTATATTTCCGACTATATTTTCCCTTCGATCATTCGCGGAATTGAAAGCAGATTAAATAAAGATAATTATTCGCTGCTGCTGGCGAGCACAAATAATGATGTGGAACAAGAAAAAAAAGCGCTGGAAATGATGCTTTCCTACGGAGTAGACGGCTTAATTGTTGAGCCTACAAAAAGTAATTTGTACAATCCAAACATCTCTTATTATTTATCATTCAAAGAACAAGACGTTCCGTTTACGATGATTAACGCCTACTACGAAGAATTAGAGGTTCCGTTTTTTTGTTTAGATGACGTTCAGTCAAGCTACCTTGCCACAAATGAATTAATTTCAAAAGGACATACACAAATTGGACTTATTGCCAAAATGGATGACCTGCAAGGAAAATACCGAATGAAAGGCTACATAAAAGCGCTCGGTGATGCAAAACTCCGCTTTCAGCCTGAGCATATTTTGTCTTTTAACACCGAAACAAAGCTCGATTTGTACGCTAATTTAAAAGAGTTTCTTACTGAAAATCAAGACGAAATGACCGCTCTTGTCTGCTATAACGATGAAGTAGGGTTAGAAGTCGTAAATGTATGCAGACAGCTTGGCATTTCCATTCCGGACAAGTTGTCAATTATTGGTCAAGACAATTCGTACATCGCTAAAAATGCGACGATTAATTTAACAACGTTAACCCATCCGCAAGAACAAATGGGACGCGACGCGGCGGATTGGATCATTAAAAAGCTGCAGGGCAAAAAAGATTTGCCAAACGAAACTTACTATCAGCCTGTGTTAGTTGAAGGAGAAACGATTAAAGAATTAACTGCGAAGCGTGATGAAGTTCGTTAA
- a CDS encoding HD domain-containing protein yields MLTLYDELYGNFEAEGVLLELIQSDPVQRLKGIYQGGASRFVNEKWNTTRYDHSVGAMMLVHRLGGSLEEQIAALLHDVSHTAFSHVIDYVLEQKEENYHEMIYEQIVTGSSIPSILTSAGLNWRDILLDESQWTLLEQNAPRLCADRVDYTLRDLYVCGEITLQEVHAFLDQLVGFNGQMACSNLSAAEWFVDAYYKEVIGFFMNPLNMFGNYQLTEIIKLALQKDIVSMEDFLKQDDDVVRLLKNAGDSSIEGMLSALFNSKVETGTASCYDVYQTTKMRWVDPLVIGSDGAAPVSQLSLTAKRVIEQAKQRIEKGVYINVQAPL; encoded by the coding sequence ATGCTTACACTTTATGATGAACTGTACGGAAATTTTGAAGCAGAAGGCGTTCTTTTAGAACTGATTCAAAGTGACCCCGTACAGCGTTTAAAAGGAATTTACCAAGGCGGAGCGAGCCGGTTTGTAAATGAAAAATGGAATACTACTCGATATGATCATTCCGTTGGTGCGATGATGCTTGTACATAGGCTAGGAGGCTCTTTGGAAGAGCAAATAGCGGCTTTATTACATGACGTTTCACATACGGCATTTTCTCATGTGATTGACTATGTTTTGGAACAAAAAGAAGAAAATTATCATGAAATGATTTACGAACAAATTGTGACCGGGTCGTCTATTCCTTCTATTTTAACGAGCGCCGGTTTAAACTGGCGAGATATCTTACTTGATGAAAGCCAGTGGACGCTGCTTGAACAGAACGCTCCGCGCTTATGCGCTGACCGCGTGGATTATACGCTGCGGGATTTGTACGTATGCGGCGAGATTACTTTACAAGAAGTGCATGCGTTTTTGGATCAGCTTGTCGGATTTAATGGACAAATGGCGTGCAGTAATTTATCAGCGGCAGAGTGGTTTGTGGATGCTTACTACAAAGAAGTCATTGGCTTTTTTATGAATCCGCTTAATATGTTTGGAAACTATCAGCTGACGGAAATTATCAAGCTTGCTTTGCAGAAAGATATAGTGTCTATGGAAGATTTTTTAAAGCAGGATGACGATGTGGTTCGGTTGCTGAAAAACGCTGGAGATAGCAGCATTGAAGGGATGCTATCTGCTCTTTTTAACAGCAAAGTAGAAACAGGAACGGCGTCTTGTTATGATGTTTACCAAACGACAAAAATGCGCTGGGTTGATCCTCTTGTTATTGGTTCAGATGGGGCGGCTCCTGTATCTCAGTTATCACTTACCGCTAAAAGAGTAATAGAGCAAGCGAAACAAAGGATAGAAAAAGGAGTATATATCAACGTTCAGGCTCCGTTATAA
- a CDS encoding FixH family protein: MKKLSMLLLILVIAVVGCSKGNEQKSQEVKGTIEVPQTIKANEQTSINVLVTQGDKKIKNADAVQIQVEKEGYINQKMIPAKHQGNGTYSTDYTFKTDGEYTITAHVTIKGDMKMFTKKVTVGEKK; the protein is encoded by the coding sequence ATGAAAAAGCTTAGTATGCTGCTGCTCATTTTAGTCATTGCCGTAGTCGGCTGTTCAAAAGGAAACGAGCAAAAATCACAGGAAGTAAAAGGAACAATTGAAGTCCCTCAAACCATTAAAGCAAATGAACAAACATCTATTAACGTGCTCGTTACACAAGGAGACAAAAAGATAAAAAATGCAGACGCTGTACAAATTCAAGTTGAAAAAGAAGGCTATATTAACCAGAAAATGATCCCTGCCAAACATCAGGGTAATGGCACATACAGCACTGACTACACGTTTAAAACAGACGGTGAATATACGATTACTGCTCACGTTACGATAAAAGGCGACATGAAAATGTTTACGAAAAAAGTGACGGTTGGCGAGAAAAAGTAA
- a CDS encoding ferrous iron transporter B: MEQLTRYAQQAKEKDHRSNMVASIYQSSQQICKKAVVYQDRSKLQRTEKLDKVFTSPIWGFPIMLGILSIIFYITIAGANVPSGLIAEGFGWAEGYLTAFFQAMHAPEWLHGILVLGLFRGTGWVISVMLPPMAIFFPVFALLENYGYLPRVAFNMDRLFKRAGAHGKQSLTMAMGFGCNAAAIMSTRIIESPRERMMAILTNNFVPCNGRWPTLILLASLFMATGFTRSAKTFVTALVVVGTVLFGIVVTLFVSWALSKTALRGVPTHYTLELPPYRKPKFVDTIVRATLDKSLFVLKRAIIVAAPAAVLTWVLANIYIGDTSILMHFVQFLDPFAKTLGLDGYILAAFIIGLPANEIVVPVLLMAYLSTGSLIEIEDATRLKQIFLDHHWTWLTALNMMLFSLLHFPCGTTLVNIYKETKNAKWTFLAFAIPTVIAIGVTFTVAQVVKAFNLI; the protein is encoded by the coding sequence ATGGAACAGCTAACGCGCTATGCGCAACAGGCAAAAGAAAAAGATCATCGTTCAAATATGGTGGCAAGCATTTATCAGTCGTCACAGCAAATATGTAAAAAAGCCGTTGTGTACCAAGACCGCTCAAAGCTTCAGCGCACGGAGAAATTGGATAAAGTCTTCACTTCGCCAATCTGGGGATTTCCGATTATGCTTGGTATTTTATCGATCATCTTTTATATCACTATAGCAGGGGCAAACGTTCCTTCTGGATTAATTGCAGAAGGGTTCGGCTGGGCGGAAGGATATTTAACAGCTTTCTTTCAAGCGATGCATGCACCAGAATGGCTACACGGAATTCTTGTATTAGGACTGTTTCGCGGTACGGGTTGGGTCATTAGCGTCATGCTGCCTCCGATGGCTATCTTTTTTCCGGTGTTTGCGCTTTTAGAAAACTACGGCTATTTGCCTCGCGTGGCGTTTAATATGGATCGTTTGTTCAAACGAGCGGGCGCACACGGCAAGCAGTCCCTGACGATGGCGATGGGGTTTGGATGTAACGCCGCAGCGATTATGTCAACGCGTATTATTGAATCGCCGCGTGAACGTATGATGGCGATTTTAACAAATAACTTTGTTCCATGTAACGGCAGATGGCCTACGCTGATTTTGTTAGCTTCTTTATTTATGGCAACAGGCTTTACAAGGAGTGCTAAAACTTTCGTAACGGCGCTTGTGGTAGTGGGAACCGTGTTATTTGGAATTGTTGTGACGCTGTTTGTATCATGGGCACTGTCTAAAACGGCACTGCGCGGAGTACCAACACACTATACGCTCGAGCTTCCGCCTTACCGTAAGCCAAAATTTGTAGATACAATTGTACGCGCAACGCTGGATAAATCGCTTTTTGTGTTAAAACGCGCGATTATTGTTGCAGCACCCGCAGCGGTGTTAACGTGGGTATTGGCTAATATCTATATTGGCGATACGAGTATTTTAATGCACTTCGTTCAGTTTCTTGATCCGTTTGCCAAGACGCTAGGGCTAGACGGGTATATACTAGCTGCTTTTATTATTGGCTTGCCGGCTAATGAAATTGTTGTACCAGTTTTACTAATGGCGTATTTATCAACAGGATCATTAATTGAAATTGAAGATGCAACAAGACTCAAACAAATTTTCCTTGATCACCACTGGACGTGGCTAACGGCTCTTAATATGATGCTGTTTTCGCTTCTGCATTTTCCGTGCGGAACAACGCTTGTGAATATTTATAAAGAAACTAAAAATGCAAAGTGGACGTTTCTTGCTTTTGCGATTCCAACAGTGATTGCGATTGGCGTTACGTTTACGGTTGCTCAAGTGGTAAAAGCGTTTAACCTTATTTAG
- a CDS encoding FeoB small GTPase domain-containing protein: MSEYRIALAGNPNTGKSTLFNGLTGLKQHTGNWTGKTVAKAEGTFEHHEQLYTIVDLPGTYSLYSNSADEEVARDYILFERPDVTVVVVDATAMERNLNLALQVMEMTENVVICVNLMDEAKKKGIVINEKKLAESLGVPVVPISARNKKGITNLLDAIEGVVRGEVKLTPYQVQYTKEIEASLKELEPQVASIVGNQFPLRWIALRVLDGDTSFLETIQQHQQQDISHTERRNSAYGKSVNS, translated from the coding sequence TTGAGTGAGTATCGCATTGCATTAGCAGGAAATCCGAACACGGGAAAAAGTACGTTATTTAACGGGTTAACCGGTCTTAAGCAGCACACGGGAAACTGGACGGGAAAAACTGTAGCCAAAGCAGAAGGGACGTTTGAACATCACGAGCAGCTCTACACAATCGTCGATCTGCCTGGAACGTATTCACTTTATTCAAATTCGGCAGACGAAGAAGTAGCGCGCGATTATATTTTATTTGAAAGACCTGACGTGACGGTTGTTGTGGTGGATGCAACGGCGATGGAACGAAATCTTAATCTAGCCCTGCAGGTAATGGAAATGACGGAAAACGTCGTGATTTGTGTGAACTTAATGGATGAAGCAAAGAAAAAAGGAATTGTGATTAACGAAAAAAAGCTCGCTGAATCGTTAGGGGTACCGGTTGTGCCTATATCAGCACGTAATAAAAAAGGCATTACGAATTTGCTGGATGCGATTGAAGGAGTCGTGCGCGGGGAAGTAAAGCTTACTCCTTACCAGGTGCAGTATACAAAAGAAATTGAAGCGTCACTAAAGGAGCTAGAACCTCAAGTTGCTTCTATTGTGGGAAATCAATTTCCTCTCCGCTGGATTGCTTTACGGGTTCTTGATGGAGACACGTCGTTTTTAGAAACGATTCAGCAGCATCAGCAGCAAGATATCAGCCACACAGAAAGGAGGAACAGCGCATATGGGAAATCCGTTAACTCCTGA